The proteins below are encoded in one region of Limnohabitans sp. 63ED37-2:
- a CDS encoding DUF2069 domain-containing protein, with amino-acid sequence MNSITENTHPGVDFTRWLAVGSLLGLILLGLLWELWLAPLRPGGSWWVIKVLPLCIPLAGLLKNRMYTYRWVSMLVWLYFTEGVMRAWGDAWPSNGLAGLQILLCTTLFVACALHVRIRFKAAKATGNFVPVPRD; translated from the coding sequence ATGAACTCCATCACAGAAAACACACACCCTGGCGTCGATTTCACACGCTGGTTGGCCGTCGGCAGTCTGCTGGGCCTGATCCTTTTGGGCTTGCTCTGGGAACTTTGGCTGGCCCCCTTGCGGCCGGGCGGCTCTTGGTGGGTCATCAAGGTGCTGCCTTTGTGTATACCCCTGGCTGGCCTGCTCAAAAACCGCATGTACACCTACCGCTGGGTCAGCATGCTGGTCTGGTTGTACTTCACCGAAGGCGTCATGCGGGCTTGGGGCGATGCTTGGCCTTCCAACGGTTTGGCCGGTCTGCAGATCCTGTTGTGTACCACCTTGTTTGTGGCCTGCGCACTGCATGTGCGGATCCGCTTCAAGGCCGCCAAAGCCACCGGTAACTTTGTGCCCGTTCCTCGAGACTGA
- a CDS encoding FAD-binding oxidoreductase, whose amino-acid sequence MNAPLPHPLLEQLRQICGAANVLTHDDPATDLSPWEQDWRKRVRGRALAVVRPGDTTQVAAVVKACAAAGTPIVPQGGNTGLVVGGVPNGSGTQIVLSMTRMNAVRAIDPANLTITVEAGCVLQNLQAAAEAAGFLFPLSLGAEGSCTIGGNLGTNAGGTQVVRYGNTRELCLGLEVVTAQGEVWHGLSGLRKDNTGYDLRNLMIGSEGTLGIITAATMKLYPQPAAQLTAWAAVPSVEAAVQLLGLAHQRLGPGLTGFEVMGQFALSLVDKHYPQLRVPLWQETPWCVLLENSDSESESHARGQFEALLEAALELGCVTDAVVAENLTQAKGLWHIRESITMAQAAEGLNIKHDISIPVSRIPNFVAETDALLAQNVPGVRMVDFGHLGDGNLHYNVQAPEGADGQAFLREFEDKVNTLVFDQVKRFGGSISAEHGVGEQKVHKLPHYKDPTALAMMRAVKKALDPQNILNPGRVLS is encoded by the coding sequence ATGAACGCCCCCCTGCCCCACCCATTGCTTGAACAGCTGCGCCAAATTTGTGGTGCAGCCAACGTCCTCACACACGACGACCCAGCCACCGACCTCAGTCCCTGGGAACAAGACTGGCGCAAACGGGTGCGGGGTCGCGCCTTGGCCGTGGTGCGTCCGGGTGACACCACGCAAGTGGCCGCCGTGGTCAAAGCTTGTGCCGCAGCGGGCACCCCCATCGTGCCGCAAGGCGGCAACACCGGGCTGGTGGTGGGTGGCGTGCCCAACGGCTCTGGCACACAGATTGTGCTGAGCATGACCCGCATGAACGCCGTGCGGGCCATCGATCCGGCCAACCTGACCATCACCGTGGAAGCGGGTTGTGTGCTGCAAAACCTGCAGGCCGCTGCCGAAGCCGCAGGTTTTCTGTTCCCCCTGAGTCTGGGCGCCGAAGGCAGCTGCACCATCGGCGGCAACCTGGGCACCAACGCCGGCGGTACACAGGTGGTGCGCTACGGCAACACCCGCGAGCTGTGCCTGGGGCTGGAGGTGGTCACCGCGCAAGGCGAGGTCTGGCACGGCTTGAGCGGCCTGCGCAAGGACAACACGGGCTACGACCTGCGCAATTTGATGATCGGCAGCGAAGGCACTCTGGGCATCATCACCGCCGCCACCATGAAGCTCTACCCTCAGCCCGCTGCACAACTCACCGCTTGGGCCGCGGTGCCCAGCGTGGAAGCGGCGGTGCAACTGCTGGGCTTGGCCCACCAACGCCTGGGGCCGGGCCTGACGGGTTTTGAAGTCATGGGCCAGTTCGCCCTGAGTTTGGTGGACAAACACTACCCGCAACTGCGCGTGCCGCTCTGGCAAGAAACACCTTGGTGTGTGCTGCTGGAGAACTCCGACAGCGAAAGCGAAAGCCACGCCCGGGGACAGTTTGAAGCCCTGCTCGAAGCCGCGCTGGAACTGGGCTGCGTGACCGACGCCGTGGTCGCCGAAAACCTCACGCAGGCCAAAGGCCTGTGGCACATCCGCGAAAGCATCACGATGGCGCAGGCCGCCGAAGGCCTGAACATCAAACACGACATCAGCATCCCGGTCTCACGCATCCCGAACTTTGTGGCCGAGACCGATGCCCTGCTGGCCCAAAACGTGCCCGGCGTGCGCATGGTGGACTTTGGCCACCTGGGCGACGGCAACCTGCACTACAACGTGCAAGCGCCCGAAGGGGCCGATGGGCAGGCCTTTTTACGCGAGTTCGAAGACAAGGTGAACACCCTGGTGTTCGATCAGGTCAAACGCTTTGGCGGCTCTATCAGCGCCGAGCACGGCGTGGGCGAGCAAAAAGTGCACAAACTCCCCCACTACAAAGATCCCACGGCCCTGGCCATGATGCGGGCGGTCAAAAAAGCGTTGGACCCGCAGAACATCCTGAACCCGGGGCGTGTCCTGAGCTGA
- a CDS encoding thymidylate synthase, with amino-acid sequence MTTSAKPIRSQYEDFMRHVYTTGVQKGDRTGTGTRSVFGHQMRFDLNEGFPLVTTKKVFLRAIIVELLWFLRGDSNVKWLQERGCTIWDEWAREDGSLGPVYGVQWRSWPTPGGGHIDQMQQVMDTLKNNPDSRRIIVSAWNVAELDQMALMPCHAFFQFYVSPPQKAGDKPRLSCQLYQRSADIFLGVPFNIASYALLTHMVAQQCDMDVGDFIWTGGDCHIYSNHHEQVELQLSRTPMAYPTLNIKRKPASIFDYEFEDFEVVGYECHPAIKAPVAV; translated from the coding sequence ATGACCACATCAGCCAAACCCATCCGCAGCCAGTACGAAGACTTCATGCGCCACGTCTACACGACGGGTGTGCAAAAGGGTGACCGCACTGGAACAGGCACCCGCAGCGTATTTGGCCACCAGATGCGGTTTGACCTGAACGAGGGCTTTCCGCTGGTCACCACCAAGAAGGTTTTTTTGCGGGCCATCATTGTGGAGCTGTTGTGGTTTTTGCGCGGCGACAGCAATGTGAAGTGGCTGCAAGAGCGCGGCTGCACCATTTGGGATGAATGGGCTCGCGAAGACGGCTCGCTCGGTCCGGTTTATGGTGTGCAGTGGCGCAGCTGGCCCACCCCGGGTGGCGGCCACATCGACCAAATGCAGCAGGTCATGGACACGCTGAAAAACAACCCAGATTCACGTCGCATCATCGTGAGCGCCTGGAACGTGGCCGAACTCGACCAGATGGCGCTGATGCCTTGCCATGCGTTCTTCCAGTTTTATGTGTCGCCGCCCCAAAAGGCGGGCGACAAGCCGCGCCTGAGCTGCCAGCTGTACCAGCGCAGCGCAGACATCTTTTTGGGCGTGCCCTTCAACATCGCCAGCTACGCCCTGCTCACCCACATGGTGGCGCAGCAGTGCGACATGGATGTGGGGGACTTCATCTGGACGGGTGGTGATTGCCACATTTACAGCAACCACCATGAGCAGGTGGAACTTCAGCTGAGCCGCACGCCCATGGCCTACCCAACCCTGAACATCAAACGCAAGCCCGCGTCCATCTTCGATTACGAATTTGAAGACTTCGAGGTCGTGGGTTACGAATGCCACCCTGCGATCAAAGCGCCTGTCGCTGTCTGA
- a CDS encoding dihydrofolate reductase, translating to MKLHLIYARARNGVIGKDNQMPWHLPEDLAHFKRVTLGQPVIMGRKTWDSLPARFRPLPGRTNIVITRQPDWHADGASRAASIEEAMQLCGDVPDAWIMGGAEIYRQAEPLASTAVVTEIDADFEGDAYAPLLGADWREVKRESHTSNQDMGFAFVTYQHSRNP from the coding sequence ATGAAGCTGCACCTGATTTACGCCCGAGCCCGCAATGGCGTGATCGGCAAAGACAACCAGATGCCTTGGCATCTGCCCGAAGACCTGGCGCATTTCAAGCGCGTGACGCTGGGCCAGCCGGTCATCATGGGCCGCAAGACTTGGGACTCTCTGCCCGCCCGCTTCAGGCCCCTGCCCGGTCGCACCAACATCGTGATCACCCGTCAGCCCGACTGGCACGCCGATGGCGCATCGCGTGCGGCCTCCATCGAAGAGGCCATGCAGCTGTGTGGTGATGTGCCCGATGCCTGGATCATGGGCGGCGCCGAAATTTACCGCCAAGCCGAGCCACTGGCCAGCACGGCGGTGGTCACGGAGATAGACGCCGACTTTGAAGGTGACGCCTACGCCCCACTGCTCGGTGCCGATTGGCGAGAGGTGAAACGCGAATCACACACCTCAAACCAAGACATGGGTTTCGCCTTCGTCACCTACCAACATTCACGCAACCCATGA
- the xth gene encoding exodeoxyribonuclease III: protein MKIATWNVNSLSVRLPQVLDWLAANPTDVLALQELKLTDDKFPAAALAEVGYQAQWFGQKTYNGVALISKVGGADVVKNIPGFEDDMSRVIAATYPDGAGGTVRVIGAYFPNGQAPDSDKFVYKMRWLDALREWVGSEMQKHPNLVLLGDYNITFDELDMWDPVALAGTIHCTDAEREKLQGLIGLGLTDSFRLFEQPEKSYSWWDYREFAFRRNRGLRIDHILISQALKARARACMIDRAPRKNERPSDHAPVVLTLA from the coding sequence ATGAAAATCGCCACTTGGAACGTCAACTCCTTGTCTGTGCGCCTGCCGCAAGTACTGGACTGGTTGGCCGCGAATCCGACCGATGTGCTGGCCTTACAAGAACTCAAACTGACAGACGACAAGTTTCCAGCCGCCGCCTTGGCCGAAGTTGGCTACCAAGCGCAATGGTTTGGTCAAAAAACTTACAACGGTGTGGCCCTGATTTCCAAAGTCGGTGGTGCCGATGTGGTGAAAAACATCCCAGGCTTTGAAGACGACATGTCGCGCGTCATTGCCGCCACCTACCCCGATGGCGCGGGAGGTACGGTGCGGGTGATCGGTGCGTATTTCCCCAACGGCCAAGCGCCCGACAGCGACAAGTTTGTCTACAAAATGCGCTGGTTGGATGCGCTGCGCGAATGGGTGGGCAGCGAGATGCAAAAACACCCGAACTTGGTGCTGCTGGGTGATTACAACATCACCTTTGACGAACTCGACATGTGGGATCCGGTGGCTTTGGCAGGCACCATCCACTGCACCGACGCGGAACGTGAGAAGCTGCAAGGCCTGATCGGCTTGGGCCTGACCGACAGCTTCCGACTGTTTGAGCAACCCGAAAAAAGTTACAGCTGGTGGGATTACCGCGAATTTGCCTTCCGCCGCAACCGGGGCTTGCGCATCGACCACATCTTGATTTCGCAAGCACTGAAGGCCCGCGCCAGAGCCTGCATGATTGATCGCGCCCCTCGCAAAAATGAGCGCCCCAGCGACCACGCGCCCGTGGTGCTGACGCTGGCCTGA
- a CDS encoding alpha-E domain-containing protein: MLSRTADHLFWMSRYMERAENTARMLNVSYETSLLPQSAAAVEAGWEGILSISELLPSYLSQYKTITPRDVMAFMVKNDNNPSSILSCLRAARENARAVRGTLTTEVWETQNQTWLEVNRMLKSGEFERDPGQFFEWVKFRSHLSRGVTVGTMLMDESLYFMRMGTFLERADNTARLVDVKFHAMQNDFFGAPNFGAAQRQGGPSAEIAEAMHEYDFYHWSAILRSVSGFEVYRKVYRDVIRPERVAELLILRPDMPRSLHASLNEVVANLKLVSHDAGSDTLRQAGRLRSELAFGRIDEILATGLHAYLTQFLERVNVLGVRISREFLMPQAA; the protein is encoded by the coding sequence ATGCTGAGCCGCACCGCCGATCACCTCTTCTGGATGTCCCGCTACATGGAGCGGGCTGAGAACACCGCCCGCATGCTCAATGTGAGCTATGAAACCTCCTTGCTGCCGCAGTCGGCCGCCGCCGTCGAGGCGGGCTGGGAGGGTATTTTGTCCATCAGCGAGTTGTTGCCTTCGTACCTTTCGCAGTACAAAACCATCACGCCGCGCGATGTGATGGCCTTCATGGTCAAAAACGACAACAACCCTTCGTCGATCTTGTCTTGCCTGCGAGCGGCCCGAGAAAACGCCCGCGCGGTGCGTGGCACCCTCACCACCGAGGTTTGGGAGACCCAAAACCAGACCTGGCTCGAAGTCAACCGCATGCTCAAAAGCGGCGAGTTTGAGCGTGATCCGGGCCAGTTTTTTGAGTGGGTGAAGTTCCGCTCGCACCTGTCACGCGGCGTGACGGTGGGCACCATGCTGATGGACGAATCTCTGTACTTCATGCGCATGGGCACGTTTTTGGAGCGGGCCGACAACACCGCGCGGCTGGTGGATGTGAAGTTCCACGCCATGCAAAACGACTTTTTTGGGGCGCCGAATTTTGGTGCTGCACAGAGGCAAGGCGGTCCAAGCGCTGAAATTGCCGAAGCAATGCATGAGTACGACTTCTACCACTGGAGCGCGATCTTGCGCAGCGTCAGCGGCTTTGAGGTCTACCGCAAGGTCTACCGCGACGTGATTCGCCCAGAGCGTGTGGCGGAGTTGCTGATTCTGCGACCCGACATGCCACGTTCCTTGCATGCCAGTCTCAACGAGGTGGTGGCCAACCTCAAACTCGTCTCGCATGATGCGGGCAGCGACACCTTGCGACAAGCAGGTCGACTGCGCTCAGAGCTGGCCTTTGGCCGCATCGACGAGATCTTGGCCACGGGCCTGCACGCTTACCTGACGCAGTTTTTGGAGCGGGTGAATGTGCTCGGTGTGCGCATCAGCCGCGAGTTCTTGATGCCACAAGCGGCTTGA
- a CDS encoding circularly permuted type 2 ATP-grasp protein: MRQFDEMYSRLPAAGDSGEVRAHYAAYARWLKSQDPQLMAARREEAEVIFRRVGITFAVYGDKDEDANSDEGGTERLIPFDLIPRVIAAQEWKSMEAGLVQRVTALNRFIHDVYHDQDILKAGIIPREQIENNAQFRPEMVGVHVPNNIYSHISGIDIVRAPDSAGQGEYYVLEDNLRVPSGVSYMLEDRKMMMRLFPDLFSQHRVAPVAHYPDLLLETLRASSPATTAEPTVVVLTPGMYNSAYFEHAFLAQQMGVELVEGQDLFVKDQFVYMRTTRGPKRVDVIYRRVDDDFLDPKVFRPSSTLGCAGLMDAYKAGHVAICNAVGTGVADDKSIYPYVPDMIKFYLGEEPILKNVPTFQCRKPDDLKYTLANLKDLVVKEVHGAGGYGMLVGPASTQAEIERFRSALLANPEGYIAQPTLSLSTCPTYVDSGIAPRHIDLRPFVLSGRTVQMVPGGLTRVALKEGSLVVNSSQGGGTKDTWILQD, encoded by the coding sequence ATGCGCCAATTTGATGAGATGTACAGCCGCTTGCCCGCTGCGGGTGACTCGGGGGAGGTGAGGGCGCATTACGCTGCGTATGCCCGTTGGTTGAAATCCCAGGATCCCCAACTCATGGCCGCGCGTCGAGAAGAAGCGGAAGTCATTTTCCGGCGCGTGGGCATCACGTTTGCGGTCTATGGCGACAAGGACGAAGACGCCAATTCCGACGAGGGGGGCACCGAGCGCTTGATCCCGTTTGACCTGATCCCCCGCGTGATCGCTGCTCAAGAGTGGAAAAGCATGGAAGCAGGCTTGGTGCAACGCGTCACCGCGCTCAACCGCTTCATCCACGACGTGTACCACGACCAGGACATCCTCAAGGCGGGCATCATTCCCCGCGAGCAGATCGAAAACAACGCGCAGTTTCGCCCTGAGATGGTGGGGGTGCATGTTCCCAACAACATCTATTCCCACATCAGCGGCATCGACATCGTGCGAGCACCTGACAGCGCAGGCCAGGGCGAGTACTACGTGCTCGAAGACAACCTGCGAGTACCCAGCGGCGTGAGCTACATGCTGGAAGACCGCAAAATGATGATGCGGCTCTTCCCCGACCTGTTCAGCCAGCACCGTGTGGCGCCGGTCGCGCATTACCCCGATTTGCTGCTCGAGACCCTGCGGGCCAGCAGCCCCGCCACCACGGCTGAACCGACGGTGGTGGTACTCACCCCCGGCATGTACAACAGCGCCTATTTCGAGCACGCCTTTTTGGCGCAGCAAATGGGTGTGGAGTTGGTCGAGGGGCAAGACCTGTTCGTCAAAGACCAGTTCGTTTACATGCGCACCACACGCGGCCCCAAGCGGGTGGATGTGATCTACCGCCGGGTGGACGACGACTTTTTGGACCCCAAGGTGTTCCGTCCCAGCTCGACCTTGGGCTGCGCGGGCCTGATGGACGCCTACAAAGCCGGGCATGTGGCCATCTGCAACGCGGTGGGCACGGGCGTGGCCGACGACAAGTCGATCTACCCCTATGTGCCTGACATGATCAAGTTTTATTTGGGTGAGGAGCCAATACTCAAGAATGTGCCGACTTTTCAGTGCCGCAAACCCGACGATTTGAAGTACACCCTGGCCAACCTGAAAGACCTGGTGGTCAAGGAGGTGCACGGCGCAGGCGGTTACGGCATGCTGGTTGGCCCAGCATCGACCCAAGCCGAGATCGAGCGTTTCCGTAGCGCACTGTTGGCCAATCCCGAGGGCTACATCGCCCAGCCCACCCTCAGCTTGTCCACTTGCCCAACTTATGTGGACAGCGGCATCGCGCCGCGCCACATCGACTTGCGCCCCTTTGTACTGAGTGGCCGAACGGTGCAGATGGTGCCAGGCGGCTTGACCCGCGTGGCTTTGAAAGAAGGCTCTTTGGTGGTGAACTCGTCACAAGGCGGTGGCACCAAAGACACTTGGATTTTGCAGGACTGA
- a CDS encoding DNA internalization-related competence protein ComEC/Rec2, with amino-acid sequence MMSLGWARGLGVGLLAWCMGVALQLQQAALWPVALYGAVLGMVAACAWGLRVLTLRRLSVQRHRPTGLWVIGFLLWFSVAFAVTGLHAWSRLSIMVPALEGQDLDVVGVVQAMPQKQDLGWRFRFRIEQAWQVDEAGVSRALQVDADVPAQVYLGWYGQEGTHDSGWSLSPLPQPVKAGERWRLRVRLKAPHGHMNPRGFDHELWLWEQGIRATGYVRNRAKDPPPLRIASTLSHPIEGWRQTVRDRLLTQLSTPGGDADAAKRAGVLAALVVGDQAAIDRSDWDVFRATGVAHLMSISGLHVTMFAWLASVAVGWGWRRAALWGFDGAMRWPAVHVGAVSGLMLATFYALFSGWGLPAQRTLLMLLVVVVLRLSARQWHGALVWLMACAAVLVWDPWALLQPGFWLSFVAVGVLMASDLKGDRGAGLASPTDSSDAPLWRAGARSLSWLHLFGALGWGGWALRLGQGVGALLREQATVTLALAPLSLLFFGQVSLVGLLANVLAIPWVTLVVTPLAMLGVLWPLAWDWASWVLRPLSDLLGWMSAWPLASLSRATPPWGLAVLAMLGALGLVLRMPLSWKVLCLPLLWPVLFWSPLRPGHGQFELLAADVGQGNAVLVRTAQHSLLYDAGPRYSAESDAGHRVLVPLLAQMGERLDVLMLSHRDSDHTGGAAAVLAMQEQAELWSSLEDEHPLHRLRPGWTRCQAGQSWVWDGVFFQVLHPPAPELAPPSRKPNEVSCVLRIHTPEGSALLAGDIEAPQEQALLRAGLSPVDVLLAPHHGSKTSSSLPFLQALAPKMALVQAGYRNRFGHPAREVVWRYQAQGIQMVETTRCGAATWRSHAPTLVQCERVERQRYWHQALPP; translated from the coding sequence ATGATGTCCTTAGGCTGGGCGCGGGGTCTGGGTGTGGGCTTGCTGGCCTGGTGCATGGGGGTCGCGCTGCAATTGCAACAAGCGGCTTTGTGGCCTGTGGCTTTGTATGGCGCCGTGCTGGGCATGGTGGCGGCCTGTGCCTGGGGTCTGCGTGTGCTCACCCTCAGACGCCTAAGCGTGCAGCGCCACCGACCCACAGGCCTTTGGGTGATTGGGTTCTTATTGTGGTTCTCGGTGGCCTTTGCTGTGACCGGATTGCACGCATGGAGCCGGTTGAGCATCATGGTGCCTGCATTGGAAGGGCAAGACCTGGACGTGGTGGGCGTGGTGCAAGCCATGCCCCAAAAACAAGATCTGGGCTGGCGATTTCGGTTTCGCATCGAGCAGGCTTGGCAGGTGGATGAAGCAGGGGTCAGCCGAGCCTTGCAGGTCGATGCCGATGTGCCCGCGCAGGTGTACCTGGGTTGGTACGGGCAAGAGGGCACGCATGACAGTGGCTGGAGCCTGTCGCCCCTGCCACAGCCCGTCAAGGCCGGAGAACGGTGGCGCTTGCGCGTGCGCTTGAAAGCGCCGCATGGGCACATGAACCCACGCGGTTTTGACCATGAGTTGTGGCTGTGGGAGCAGGGCATTCGCGCCACGGGTTACGTGCGCAACCGCGCCAAAGATCCACCGCCGCTAAGAATCGCCAGCACCCTGAGCCATCCGATCGAGGGTTGGCGCCAAACGGTGCGCGACCGCTTGTTGACACAGCTGAGCACGCCCGGGGGCGACGCGGATGCGGCCAAACGGGCTGGTGTGCTGGCGGCCTTGGTGGTGGGTGATCAGGCCGCAATTGACCGCAGCGACTGGGATGTGTTCAGGGCCACTGGAGTGGCCCACCTGATGAGCATCTCGGGACTGCATGTGACCATGTTTGCCTGGCTGGCTTCTGTGGCCGTGGGTTGGGGCTGGCGCCGTGCAGCCTTGTGGGGATTTGATGGTGCGATGCGCTGGCCTGCGGTGCACGTCGGGGCGGTGTCGGGTTTGATGCTGGCCACTTTTTATGCCTTGTTCAGCGGTTGGGGCTTGCCCGCGCAACGCACTTTGCTGATGCTTTTGGTGGTGGTCGTGCTCAGGCTCTCGGCACGGCAGTGGCATGGCGCCTTGGTTTGGTTGATGGCCTGTGCCGCCGTTTTGGTCTGGGACCCGTGGGCCTTGTTGCAACCGGGTTTTTGGTTGAGCTTTGTGGCGGTGGGGGTGCTCATGGCCTCGGACCTGAAGGGTGATCGAGGCGCGGGTCTCGCATCACCAACGGATTCCAGCGATGCACCGTTGTGGCGTGCTGGCGCACGTTCCTTGTCGTGGTTGCACCTTTTCGGTGCGCTAGGTTGGGGCGGCTGGGCCCTGAGGCTCGGGCAAGGTGTGGGTGCTTTGTTGCGTGAACAGGCCACCGTCACGCTGGCGCTGGCACCGTTGAGCTTGCTGTTTTTTGGTCAGGTGTCGTTGGTGGGTTTGTTGGCCAATGTGCTGGCCATTCCTTGGGTCACCTTGGTGGTCACGCCACTGGCGATGCTGGGGGTTCTGTGGCCCCTTGCATGGGACTGGGCCTCTTGGGTCTTGCGCCCTTTGTCCGACTTGCTGGGCTGGATGTCGGCATGGCCACTGGCCAGTTTGTCGAGGGCGACGCCGCCCTGGGGATTGGCTGTGCTGGCCATGCTCGGAGCCTTGGGTCTGGTGCTGCGCATGCCCCTGTCCTGGAAGGTCTTGTGCTTGCCCTTGCTCTGGCCCGTGTTGTTCTGGTCACCCCTACGGCCAGGCCATGGCCAATTTGAATTGCTCGCTGCCGATGTCGGTCAGGGCAACGCGGTGTTGGTGCGAACGGCCCAGCACAGCCTCTTGTACGACGCCGGACCGCGCTATTCGGCCGAAAGCGATGCCGGCCACCGGGTGTTGGTGCCTTTGCTGGCCCAAATGGGCGAGCGCCTGGATGTGCTGATGCTCAGCCACCGCGACAGTGACCACACGGGCGGTGCGGCTGCGGTGTTGGCCATGCAAGAACAGGCTGAGCTGTGGTCGTCGCTGGAGGACGAACACCCCTTGCACCGCCTGCGTCCGGGCTGGACGCGCTGTCAGGCTGGGCAGTCGTGGGTTTGGGATGGTGTGTTTTTTCAGGTCCTGCACCCGCCTGCGCCCGAGTTGGCGCCTCCCAGTCGCAAGCCCAACGAAGTCAGTTGTGTGCTGCGCATCCACACCCCTGAAGGCTCGGCATTGCTGGCGGGTGACATCGAAGCCCCGCAAGAGCAGGCCTTGTTGCGGGCGGGCCTGAGCCCGGTGGATGTGCTGCTCGCCCCCCACCATGGCAGCAAAACGTCGTCCAGCCTACCTTTTTTGCAAGCCCTTGCGCCCAAAATGGCGCTGGTCCAGGCGGGTTACCGCAACCGCTTTGGCCATCCTGCCCGCGAAGTGGTGTGGCGTTACCAGGCGCAAGGCATCCAAATGGTGGAAACCACGCGATGCGGCGCGGCCACTTGGCGCAGCCACGCGCCGACCTTGGTGCAGTGTGAAAGGGTGGAGCGCCAACGGTATTGGCACCAGGCCTTGCCACCCTGA